One region of Solea senegalensis isolate Sse05_10M linkage group LG14, IFAPA_SoseM_1, whole genome shotgun sequence genomic DNA includes:
- the LOC122780574 gene encoding uncharacterized protein LOC122780574 — protein sequence MEGELQELRDLVAQLRAENDRLQLEQAVPVPGPSAAPAIPAEPLLTPSTSTAHVTERLVLVPRDRKCPAFRGRSGIGLDEWIEEAQACMRARHLSTLDQAFFLFDHLEGEAREEIKYRSTADRSDPAKIIVVLRELYGCTDSYVALQEAFFSRRQQDGETLQEFSLALMSLMSVVKQSAPSEMLNADVLLRDQFIENVIDGSLRRELKQLVRRQPTVSLLDARAEAIRWEREGLPGGVRGRSHSVPLLTGLQCGVQTASLVASPPQASELQEVKQMLKLQQEQLKHLTETLAQLQISQQRNYSYRDPVICRRCQQPGHFARECRGERVPPQPSVSASSRPVSRRDPAQHSGN from the coding sequence ATGGAAGGAGAGCTACAAGAGTTGAGGGATTTGGTGGCACAGTTGAGGGCAGAGAATGACAGATTGCAGCTGGAGCAGGCTGTTCCCGTGCCTGGTCCTAGTGCTGCACCTGCTATTCCTGCTGAACCTCTCCTCACACCGTCCACTTCTACCGCTCATGTAACCGAGCGACTGGTCCTTGTACCCAGAGATAGAAAGTGCCCAGCGTTTAGGGGTAGATCAGGTATAGGGCTAGATGAGTGGATTGAGGAAGCTCAGGCTTGCATGAGGGCTCGCCACCTGTCCACACTTGATCAggcattctttctttttgaccATTTAGAGGGAGAGGCGcgtgaagaaataaaatatcgCTCGACTGCTGATAGAAGTGACCCAGCCAAAATTATTGTGGTATTGCGAGAGCTGTATGGTTGCACTGATTCGTACGTTGCCTTACAGGAGGCGTTTTTCTCGAGGCGACAACAGGATGGGGAGACTCTACAAGAGTTCTCCCTCGCGTTAATGAGTTTGATGTCTGTGGTGAAGCAAAGTGCTCCAAGCGAGATGTTAAATGCAGATGTTCTGCTGCGCGATCAGTTTATCGAAAACGTCATTGATGGTTCCCTTCGTCgagaattaaaacaattagtACGCAGGCAGCCTACTGTCTCTCTGCTGGATGCTAGGGCGGAGGCAATTAGGTGGGAGCGAGAGGGATTACCAGGGGGTGTGCGTGGCCGGAGCCACTCAGTTCCTTTGTTGACGGGCTTGCAGTGTGGCGTCCAGACTGCTTCTTTAGTGGCTAGTCCACCCCAGGCTTCAGAGCTGCAGgaggtgaaacaaatgttgaagcTCCAACAGGAACAGCTTAAACATCTTACTGAAACTCTTGCTCAGCTGCAGATCAGTCAGCAGCGTAACTATTCTTACCGTGATCCGGTAATCTGCCGGCGGTGTCAACAGCCTGGCCACTTTGCCAGGGAGTGCAGAGGAGAGCGTGTCCCTCCTCAACCTTCAGTGTCTGCTTCCAGCCGACCAGTCTCTCGGCGGGATCCAGCTCAGCATTCGGGAAACTAG